From a region of the Tenggerimyces flavus genome:
- a CDS encoding LLM class flavin-dependent oxidoreductase, producing MRYGFVLAYGDARTAAELAQIAEEHGWDAFFCWESVWGIDPWVALTAAAMTTERIKLGTMLTPLPRRRPWELASQTATLDNLSGGRVILPIGLGVPSNEPRFWLFEDDPGRKVRAELMDEGIDMLRLLWKDKTFTYEGTHYRSRALDTEPMPGLPPTPVQPTIPIWAVGAWPRMKSMKRAAQLEGWLPAYHPTDPDADKELTPQILAEAVAWIREERAKAGRKMDDFDVIWEGKTPADDPAAGAAKAREWADAGATWWLEADWDSFDPNEVRQASERRLRAGPPRIEV from the coding sequence ATGCGCTATGGATTCGTACTCGCCTATGGCGACGCACGCACGGCGGCCGAGCTCGCCCAGATCGCGGAGGAACACGGCTGGGACGCGTTCTTCTGCTGGGAGTCGGTCTGGGGCATCGACCCCTGGGTCGCGCTGACCGCGGCCGCGATGACCACCGAACGCATCAAGCTCGGCACCATGCTCACCCCTCTCCCCCGACGCCGCCCATGGGAGCTCGCGAGCCAGACCGCGACCCTCGACAACCTCTCCGGCGGCCGCGTGATCCTGCCGATCGGGCTCGGTGTACCGAGCAACGAGCCGCGCTTCTGGCTGTTCGAGGACGACCCCGGCCGCAAGGTCCGCGCCGAGCTCATGGACGAGGGCATCGACATGCTTCGCCTGCTCTGGAAGGACAAGACCTTCACGTACGAGGGCACCCACTACCGCTCACGAGCGCTCGACACCGAACCGATGCCGGGGCTCCCGCCGACACCGGTCCAGCCGACGATCCCGATCTGGGCGGTCGGAGCCTGGCCGCGGATGAAGTCGATGAAGCGCGCCGCCCAGCTCGAGGGCTGGCTCCCCGCGTACCACCCGACCGATCCCGATGCGGACAAGGAGCTCACGCCGCAGATCCTGGCCGAGGCGGTGGCGTGGATTCGCGAGGAACGCGCGAAGGCCGGCCGGAAGATGGACGACTTCGACGTGATCTGGGAGGGCAAGACGCCCGCGGACGACCCGGCGGCCGGCGCGGCGAAGGCCCGTGAATGGGCGGACGCGGGAGCCACCTGGTGGCTCGAGGCCGACTGGGACTCGTTCGATCCCAACGAGGTACGTCAGGCGTCCGAACGGCGTCTGCGGGCGGGTCCGCCGCGAATCGAGGTGTGA
- a CDS encoding DUF5679 domain-containing protein, producing MAETFEGEHFCVKCREKRTVTGEVVVNAKGTRMSKAKCPVCGTNLNRILGKA from the coding sequence ATGGCCGAAACTTTCGAAGGTGAGCACTTCTGCGTGAAGTGCCGGGAGAAGCGCACCGTGACCGGTGAGGTCGTCGTCAACGCCAAGGGCACGCGCATGTCGAAGGCGAAGTGCCCGGTATGCGGCACGAACCTGAACCGGATCCTCGGCAAGGCCTGA
- a CDS encoding ThiF family adenylyltransferase, whose protein sequence is MRPLLKPGVHRVWRDHQTLQLGLDPDRAVVLAGVDQALADIVDRLTGAHTLDALAVYGETRGVDVRTTRTFVGMLAESGLLDDADHLPPHLSALPLRERERLRPDLAAADPNSLERRRQATVLVHGAGRVGATVATLLAAAGIGRVRSVDQAKATPADLAPAGLREEDVGHSRASGVSRTIRAVAPSTDTTNVQVGGHRPDLVVVAPDEEPDRQLAQVLVQHGIPHLYVRVWEARGVLGPLVLPGTASCLRCHDLHRADRDPAWPHLLAQILTARPAVRACDVTLATTTAGIAVLHVLAFLAGEPVPSRDATIELALPFATPRRRSWTPHPRCGCQWDHLASAAA, encoded by the coding sequence ATGCGACCGCTCTTGAAGCCAGGCGTTCATCGCGTCTGGCGCGACCACCAGACGCTCCAGCTCGGGCTCGATCCAGACCGCGCGGTGGTGCTCGCCGGCGTCGATCAGGCGCTGGCGGACATCGTCGACCGGCTCACTGGCGCGCACACGCTCGACGCTCTTGCTGTGTACGGAGAAACGCGCGGCGTCGACGTGCGGACGACGCGTACGTTCGTCGGCATGCTCGCCGAGAGCGGCCTGCTCGACGACGCCGACCACCTCCCGCCGCACCTCAGCGCCCTGCCGCTGCGAGAGCGCGAACGGCTCAGACCCGACCTCGCCGCGGCCGACCCCAACTCGCTCGAGCGACGCCGGCAGGCGACCGTCCTCGTCCACGGCGCCGGCCGCGTCGGCGCGACCGTCGCCACGCTGCTCGCCGCCGCCGGCATCGGCAGGGTGCGGTCGGTCGACCAGGCCAAGGCCACGCCGGCCGACCTCGCGCCAGCCGGCCTTCGGGAGGAGGACGTCGGTCACTCCCGCGCGTCCGGGGTGAGCCGGACGATCCGTGCCGTCGCGCCGTCGACCGACACGACGAACGTCCAGGTGGGTGGCCACCGGCCGGACCTCGTGGTGGTCGCCCCGGACGAGGAGCCGGACCGACAGCTCGCCCAGGTCCTTGTCCAGCATGGGATTCCGCACCTGTACGTGCGGGTCTGGGAAGCCCGCGGCGTACTCGGCCCGCTCGTCCTGCCGGGCACCGCCTCCTGCCTGCGCTGCCACGACCTGCACCGCGCCGACCGCGATCCCGCCTGGCCGCACCTGCTCGCGCAGATCCTCACCGCCAGACCGGCCGTCCGCGCTTGCGACGTCACGCTCGCGACCACTACCGCGGGCATCGCGGTGCTGCACGTGCTCGCGTTCCTCGCCGGCGAACCGGTGCCTTCGCGGGACGCCACGATCGAGCTCGCGCTGCCGTTCGCCACCCCACGGCGACGGTCCTGGACGCCGCACCCACGGTGCGGCTGCCAGTGGGACCACCTGGCCAGCGCGGCTGCTTAG
- a CDS encoding DUF2089 domain-containing protein: MADGAMDWQELTNLTRGQPFVVERVRLPGSGVAIEGEFELPQLAQLNVEDQVFVTAFVRSHGSIKEMERIFGVSYPTIKSRLNRITQQLGFVETDPAPSRADVIDRLRRGEITAQEALAELESAP, translated from the coding sequence ATGGCAGATGGCGCGATGGACTGGCAGGAGCTCACGAACCTGACCCGAGGTCAGCCGTTCGTCGTCGAACGGGTGCGCCTGCCAGGCAGCGGCGTCGCGATCGAGGGCGAGTTCGAGCTGCCGCAGCTGGCCCAGCTCAACGTCGAGGACCAGGTCTTCGTCACGGCGTTCGTGCGCTCCCACGGCTCCATCAAGGAGATGGAGCGGATCTTCGGAGTGAGCTACCCGACGATCAAGTCCCGGCTGAACCGGATCACCCAGCAGCTCGGCTTCGTCGAGACCGATCCGGCGCCTTCGCGGGCGGACGTCATCGATCGGTTGCGCCGCGGCGAGATCACCGCGCAAGAGGCGCTGGCGGAGCTGGAGAGTGCGCCGTGA
- a CDS encoding amidohydrolase family protein has translation MNDAVLSRQPLEDTRIIDAHAHLGPYSLFFIADHSPQAMVRVMDRCGVDTAILSSHRAIQEDASKGNDETARAVDDTNGRLKGYFVVNPWQDPLKELEARANDSRFVGIKLHPELHQYALTSPRYQDVYAFAEQQRLPVLTHSWHGSQYNGLDEIGAVAERYPQLTLLAGHAGATGPGYEEIVDVARRHPNILLELCGSFGTGQRIKHLVDELGAHRVVFGSDFPFLDLRLTLGRVLFAPLDEADRGAILGGNIAAVLDQATKPA, from the coding sequence ATGAACGACGCCGTGCTCAGCCGCCAGCCGCTCGAAGACACCAGGATCATCGACGCCCACGCCCACCTGGGCCCGTACAGCCTGTTCTTCATCGCCGACCACAGCCCACAGGCCATGGTCCGCGTCATGGACCGCTGCGGCGTCGACACCGCGATCCTCTCCAGCCACCGCGCCATCCAGGAGGACGCCAGCAAGGGCAACGACGAGACCGCGCGGGCCGTCGACGACACCAACGGACGGCTCAAGGGCTACTTCGTCGTCAATCCCTGGCAGGACCCGCTCAAGGAGCTCGAGGCCAGAGCGAACGACAGTAGGTTCGTCGGCATCAAGCTCCACCCCGAGCTGCATCAGTACGCCCTCACCAGCCCGCGCTACCAGGACGTGTACGCGTTCGCCGAGCAGCAGCGGCTCCCCGTTCTCACCCACAGCTGGCACGGCTCGCAGTACAACGGGCTCGACGAGATCGGCGCCGTCGCCGAACGGTATCCCCAGCTCACGCTCCTCGCCGGCCACGCCGGCGCCACCGGTCCCGGCTACGAGGAGATCGTCGACGTCGCCCGGCGCCACCCCAACATCCTGCTCGAGTTGTGTGGCTCGTTCGGTACGGGCCAACGCATCAAGCACCTCGTCGACGAGCTCGGCGCGCACCGCGTCGTGTTCGGCTCGGACTTCCCGTTCCTCGACCTCCGCCTCACCCTCGGTCGGGTCCTGTTCGCCCCGCTCGACGAGGCGGACCGCGGAGCCATCCTCGGCGGCAACATCGCGGCCGTCCTCGACCAGGCGACGAAACCGGCCTGA
- a CDS encoding GatB/YqeY domain-containing protein yields MRTTMRADLTVAVKARDKPAIAALRSALAAIENAEAVPVDESSTNLTGTAQVVGATAFGAAEAERRELTEDEVAAIVANEVSERTNAADEYVRLGRDDQAERLRAEAEVLNHYL; encoded by the coding sequence ATGCGTACGACCATGCGCGCCGACCTGACCGTGGCCGTCAAGGCCCGAGACAAGCCGGCGATCGCCGCCCTGCGGTCGGCGTTGGCGGCGATCGAGAATGCCGAGGCCGTCCCGGTCGACGAGTCCAGCACCAACCTCACGGGCACGGCCCAGGTCGTCGGCGCGACCGCGTTCGGAGCGGCGGAGGCGGAGCGGCGCGAGCTGACCGAGGACGAGGTCGCGGCGATCGTGGCGAACGAGGTCAGCGAGCGCACCAACGCCGCCGACGAGTACGTCCGCCTCGGCCGCGACGACCAGGCCGAACGCCTCCGGGCTGAGGCCGAGGTGTTGAACCACTACCTGTGA
- a CDS encoding SHOCT-like domain-containing protein: protein MNEQRKDILAMLAEGKITTEEAERLIAAVERDQPAATTVLERPKGKAKYLRVMVESIENGEQGRVNVRVPLQLLRAGVKLAALIPPQAIGHINDELTKSGVPIDLTQLKPEQLEELVEHLDEVTMEIDQSDAKVRVFCE from the coding sequence ATGAACGAACAGCGCAAGGACATTCTGGCCATGCTGGCCGAGGGCAAGATCACCACCGAGGAGGCAGAGCGCCTCATCGCCGCCGTCGAACGGGACCAGCCAGCCGCGACGACAGTCCTCGAGCGTCCGAAGGGCAAGGCGAAGTACCTGCGGGTGATGGTGGAGTCCATCGAGAACGGCGAGCAGGGACGGGTCAACGTACGCGTTCCCCTGCAACTGCTCAGGGCCGGCGTCAAGCTCGCGGCGCTGATCCCGCCCCAGGCGATCGGTCACATCAACGACGAGCTGACCAAGTCGGGCGTGCCGATCGATCTCACCCAGCTCAAGCCCGAGCAGCTGGAGGAACTCGTCGAACACCTCGACGAGGTGACGATGGAGATCGACCAGTCCGACGCCAAGGTGCGCGTCTTCTGCGAGTAG
- a CDS encoding M48 metallopeptidase family protein — translation MPLTEVGPAEVEVRRSRRRRRTVSAYRDGDRVVVLLPARMSRAEEREWVGVMLERLAAQERRRRPSDDELMTRARLLARRHLDDKARPASVRWVTNQGMRWGSCTPSDGTIRLSSRLRGMPQWVIDYVLVHELAHLLEAGHTARFWALVDRYPQSERARGYLEGVAAAANLDLRGEVPPDPDEDLRLFE, via the coding sequence CTGCCGCTGACCGAGGTGGGCCCGGCCGAGGTCGAGGTCCGGCGCAGCCGCCGCCGGCGCCGGACGGTGAGCGCGTACCGCGACGGCGACCGGGTGGTCGTGCTGCTGCCCGCCCGGATGTCGCGGGCCGAGGAACGCGAGTGGGTCGGGGTCATGCTCGAACGGCTCGCCGCCCAGGAACGCCGCCGCCGGCCGAGCGACGACGAGCTGATGACCCGGGCGAGGCTGCTGGCGCGACGCCATCTCGACGACAAGGCGCGACCGGCGAGTGTGCGCTGGGTGACCAACCAGGGCATGCGCTGGGGCTCGTGCACCCCGAGCGACGGCACGATCCGGCTGTCGTCCCGGCTGCGCGGCATGCCGCAGTGGGTGATCGACTACGTCCTCGTACACGAGCTCGCCCACCTGCTCGAGGCCGGACATACTGCCCGATTCTGGGCACTCGTCGATCGTTATCCCCAGTCCGAACGAGCCCGCGGGTACCTCGAGGGCGTCGCTGCGGCGGCCAACCTCGACCTGCGCGGCGAGGTGCCGCCCGATCCGGACGAGGACCTCCGCCTGTTCGAGTGA
- a CDS encoding amidohydrolase family protein: MVELIDTNVLLGRLPRQDVGHDGSPQALLDTMDRCGIAKALVGNVASWLHDPETGNRELLDLVHDQPRLSPVWVALPDTTNETPNVVERATQAGVQAIRLYPLDHGFALDGKDIAHTIAQAAAAGLTIYTSLAQTSWPAIESLARQHEELELVVQDLGYRTLRQAAGVLQRTSNVKVDTAYLAGHGALEWLAATYGPHRVVFGTGYPARDPGEAVTRLLWSELDDATVETIGRAAA; the protein is encoded by the coding sequence GTGGTGGAGCTGATCGACACGAACGTGCTGCTCGGGCGACTCCCGCGTCAGGACGTCGGGCACGACGGCTCTCCGCAGGCGCTCCTCGACACGATGGACCGCTGCGGCATCGCCAAGGCCCTCGTCGGCAACGTCGCCTCCTGGCTGCACGATCCCGAGACCGGCAACCGCGAGCTGCTCGACCTCGTCCACGACCAGCCCCGCCTGAGCCCCGTCTGGGTCGCCCTCCCCGACACCACGAACGAGACGCCCAACGTCGTCGAACGAGCCACCCAAGCAGGCGTGCAGGCGATCCGCCTCTACCCCCTCGACCATGGCTTCGCACTCGACGGCAAGGACATCGCGCACACGATCGCGCAGGCAGCAGCGGCCGGACTGACGATCTACACCAGCCTCGCCCAGACCAGCTGGCCAGCTATCGAGAGCCTCGCCCGCCAGCACGAAGAGCTGGAGCTCGTCGTCCAGGACCTCGGCTACCGCACCCTCCGCCAAGCGGCCGGCGTGCTCCAGCGAACGAGCAACGTCAAGGTCGACACCGCCTACCTCGCCGGCCACGGCGCCCTCGAGTGGCTCGCCGCCACGTACGGCCCCCACCGCGTCGTCTTCGGCACCGGCTACCCCGCCCGCGATCCCGGCGAGGCCGTCACCAGGCTGCTCTGGTCCGAGCTCGACGACGCCACCGTCGAAACCATCGGGCGGGCCGCCGCATGA
- a CDS encoding DUF3817 domain-containing protein, with the protein MTSTIAPPLRGALLRFRVLAYVVGVGLVILVFVGLPLNRLADQPMVSAVVGPLHGFLYLVYLAFALDLARRARWSIKGTLLVFLAGTVPFMSFVADRVVTRRTNAGERL; encoded by the coding sequence ATGACCTCGACGATCGCGCCGCCCCTTCGCGGCGCCCTGCTCCGCTTCCGTGTGCTGGCCTACGTGGTGGGCGTCGGCCTGGTGATCCTGGTGTTCGTCGGCCTGCCGCTCAACCGTCTCGCCGACCAGCCGATGGTGTCGGCGGTCGTCGGGCCGCTGCACGGTTTCCTCTACCTGGTCTATCTCGCGTTCGCCCTGGACCTGGCCCGCCGCGCGCGGTGGTCGATCAAGGGAACGCTGCTGGTCTTCCTGGCCGGCACGGTCCCGTTCATGTCGTTCGTCGCCGACCGCGTCGTCACCCGCCGCACCAACGCGGGCGAACGTCTCTGA
- a CDS encoding NAD(P)-binding domain-containing protein, whose amino-acid sequence MEYLVIGAGPAGLQIGYYLQQANRDYLLLEAGDSAGSFFKTFPRHRQLISINKPHTGYDDPELRLRMDWNSLLSDDPDLLFTRYTPRYFPQADDMVRYLADFAVKTGVNIRYGTRAVQVSRNGGGFRVTDQNGDTYETERLIVATGPSKPYLPDVPGIETAELYTTMPTDPQDFVDQRVLILGKGNSAFETADNLMETTAVIHVAGPSSINMSWKTHFVGHLRAVNNNFLDTYQLKSQNALLDGDVKRIERTDDGYVVTFSFVRAGEVKKDLRYDRVLVCTGFRFDHSIFDEDCRPELVIKDRFPNQTAAFESTNIHGLYFAGTVTQMRDFKHGTNGFIHGFRYGVRALAKILDQRYHDTEWPHLVLAADPTVLMDNTLERVNRTSALWQQFGVLADLIVCDQGGAKYYEEVPVGYVHESAFGQSADAFTITLEYGPDHDKYDPFDVTISRIKQDEVGVAHDAAYLHPVVRHYRRGELVGVHHVAENLENEWNRPQAHRDPLRAFFERQLADVPQGATR is encoded by the coding sequence ATGGAGTACCTGGTGATCGGGGCCGGGCCGGCTGGACTCCAGATCGGGTACTACCTGCAGCAGGCGAACCGCGACTACCTCCTGCTCGAGGCCGGCGACTCTGCCGGCAGCTTCTTCAAGACGTTCCCGCGGCACCGCCAGCTGATCTCGATCAACAAGCCGCACACCGGGTACGACGACCCCGAGCTGCGGCTGCGGATGGACTGGAACTCGCTGCTCTCCGACGATCCCGACCTGCTGTTCACGCGCTACACACCCAGGTACTTTCCGCAGGCCGACGACATGGTCCGCTACCTCGCCGACTTCGCCGTCAAGACCGGCGTCAACATCAGGTACGGCACCCGCGCGGTCCAGGTCTCACGGAACGGCGGAGGGTTCCGCGTCACCGACCAGAACGGCGATACGTACGAGACGGAGAGACTGATCGTCGCGACCGGACCGTCGAAGCCGTACCTCCCCGACGTTCCCGGCATCGAGACCGCCGAGCTCTACACCACGATGCCGACCGATCCGCAGGACTTCGTCGACCAGCGCGTGCTGATCCTCGGCAAGGGCAACTCCGCGTTCGAGACCGCCGACAACCTGATGGAGACCACCGCGGTCATCCACGTCGCCGGGCCGAGCTCGATCAACATGTCGTGGAAGACGCACTTCGTCGGGCACCTGCGCGCGGTCAACAACAACTTCCTCGACACCTACCAGCTGAAGTCGCAGAACGCCTTGCTGGACGGCGATGTGAAGCGTATCGAGCGTACCGACGACGGCTACGTGGTCACGTTCAGCTTCGTCCGCGCGGGTGAGGTGAAGAAGGACCTGCGGTACGACCGGGTGCTCGTCTGCACCGGCTTCCGCTTCGACCACTCGATCTTCGACGAGGACTGCCGCCCCGAGCTCGTCATCAAGGACCGATTCCCCAACCAGACAGCGGCTTTCGAGTCGACGAACATCCACGGGCTCTACTTCGCCGGCACCGTCACGCAGATGCGGGACTTCAAACACGGCACGAACGGGTTCATCCACGGCTTCCGGTACGGCGTCCGCGCGCTCGCGAAGATCCTCGACCAGCGCTACCACGACACCGAGTGGCCGCACCTCGTCCTGGCCGCCGACCCCACCGTGCTGATGGACAACACCCTCGAGAGGGTGAACCGCACTTCGGCGCTCTGGCAGCAGTTCGGCGTGCTCGCCGACCTGATCGTCTGCGACCAGGGAGGCGCCAAGTACTACGAGGAGGTCCCGGTCGGCTACGTGCACGAGAGCGCGTTCGGGCAGTCGGCCGACGCGTTCACGATCACGCTCGAGTACGGCCCGGACCACGACAAGTACGATCCGTTCGACGTCACGATCAGCCGGATCAAGCAGGACGAGGTCGGCGTCGCGCACGACGCCGCGTACCTGCACCCGGTCGTCCGCCACTACCGGCGCGGCGAGCTGGTCGGCGTCCACCACGTCGCGGAGAACCTCGAGAACGAGTGGAACAGGCCGCAGGCGCACCGCGATCCGCTCCGCGCCTTCTTCGAGCGCCAGCTCGCCGACGTCCCGCAGGGTGCCACTCGATGA
- a CDS encoding ISL3 family transposase: MTWSETSELIRPRRCMTERAVAEAVRRVGQDQSAVATVAAEFGVSWGTVNTAVVAAAKALRRPPEARAVTAVGVDEHVFGARGPVQWMRFCTTIVDVGRGKLLDVLPGRTGRIVSDWFAHRDPAWRAGIQAAVCDPLRSYRSGLRTGLPQASVVLDAFHLVKLGTDTTELVRRRVQFDQLGRRGRKGDPLHDTLRLLRSKPEAFTPDGHRATRLRTVLLDHDPTGQVGATWEIAHRLRHLYQRVDTTARQRFPNKTRVTARLDRLIADARYYAHHDDIPELATLANTLTEWRDPILARADHPYASNGPTEGTNTIIKKIKRIGFGFRSFTNYRARILLACADIDWPPKPAATHIRHRTPRLAA; encoded by the coding sequence GTGACGTGGTCTGAGACGAGTGAGCTGATTCGGCCGCGGCGGTGTATGACCGAGCGGGCGGTGGCCGAGGCGGTGCGCCGGGTCGGTCAGGACCAGTCCGCGGTGGCGACGGTGGCCGCGGAGTTCGGTGTGTCGTGGGGCACGGTCAACACCGCCGTCGTGGCCGCCGCGAAGGCGCTGCGCCGGCCACCGGAGGCGCGTGCGGTGACCGCGGTCGGCGTCGATGAGCACGTGTTCGGGGCCCGTGGGCCGGTGCAGTGGATGCGGTTCTGCACCACCATCGTCGACGTCGGCCGCGGGAAGCTGCTCGATGTGCTGCCGGGCCGCACCGGCCGGATCGTGTCCGACTGGTTCGCCCACCGGGACCCGGCCTGGCGGGCCGGTATCCAGGCCGCGGTGTGTGATCCGCTGCGCTCCTACCGGTCCGGGCTACGGACCGGGCTGCCGCAGGCCAGCGTGGTGCTCGACGCCTTCCACCTGGTCAAACTCGGCACCGACACGACCGAACTGGTCCGCCGCCGGGTCCAGTTCGACCAACTCGGCCGCCGCGGCCGCAAGGGCGACCCCCTGCACGACACACTGCGGCTGCTGCGCAGCAAACCCGAGGCCTTCACCCCCGACGGACACCGCGCCACCCGACTGCGCACCGTCCTACTCGACCACGACCCCACCGGCCAGGTCGGCGCCACCTGGGAGATCGCCCACCGCCTCCGCCACCTCTACCAACGCGTCGACACCACGGCGAGGCAGCGTTTCCCCAACAAAACAAGGGTCACCGCACGCCTTGACCGGCTCATCGCCGACGCCCGCTACTACGCCCACCACGACGACATCCCCGAACTAGCGACCCTGGCGAACACCCTCACCGAGTGGCGCGACCCCATCCTCGCCCGAGCCGACCACCCCTACGCCAGCAACGGCCCCACCGAAGGCACCAACACCATCATCAAGAAGATCAAACGCATCGGCTTCGGCTTCCGCAGCTTCACCAACTACCGCGCCCGCATCCTCCTCGCCTGCGCCGACATAGACTGGCCACCCAAACCCGCAGCCACCCACATCAGACACCGCACACCACGCTTGGCTGCGTAG
- a CDS encoding ABC1 kinase family protein, with amino-acid sequence MSDLPRSAAARALKLAGLPFGIAGRATLGLTKRLGGKPAEAVAEELQRRTADQLFKVLGELKGGAMKFGQALSIFEAALPEQLAEPYRATLTKLQDSAPPMPASTVHRVLAEELGPNWRRRLRKFEDVPAAAASIGQVHKARWTDNREVAVKIQYPGAAKALRSDLNQIARVAGLFGALFPGVEVKPLIEELKARVGEELDYEHEAEAQRGFAKAYADDPEIAVPRVLFQTPRVLVTDWLDGRPLSDVIAHGTQAERDHAGLLFVRFLFSGPDRAGLLHADPHPGNFRITPDGRLGVLDYGLVARLPDGFPRHIGTLLRVGMSGDFETVVEGLRREGFIRAGVEIQPEDLYEYLNPFIDPAREKTFKFSREWMRTQFQRITDIRGGSMAMKINLPPSYLLIHRVWSSGVGVLAQLGAEAPFRGELERWLPGFVDDPADEERDLVDA; translated from the coding sequence GTGAGCGATCTCCCCCGCAGCGCGGCGGCTCGCGCGCTCAAGCTGGCTGGCCTGCCGTTCGGCATCGCCGGCCGGGCGACGCTTGGGCTGACCAAGCGCCTCGGCGGCAAGCCGGCCGAGGCGGTCGCGGAGGAGCTGCAACGCCGCACTGCCGACCAGCTGTTCAAGGTGCTCGGTGAGCTCAAGGGCGGCGCGATGAAGTTCGGCCAGGCGCTGTCGATCTTCGAGGCGGCGTTGCCCGAGCAGCTCGCCGAGCCGTACCGAGCGACACTGACCAAGCTGCAGGACTCGGCGCCGCCGATGCCCGCGTCCACCGTGCACCGAGTGCTCGCCGAGGAGCTGGGCCCGAACTGGCGCCGGCGACTGCGGAAGTTCGAGGACGTTCCGGCTGCCGCGGCGTCGATCGGCCAGGTGCACAAGGCGCGCTGGACCGACAATCGCGAGGTCGCGGTGAAGATCCAGTACCCGGGCGCGGCGAAGGCGCTGCGCAGCGACCTGAACCAGATCGCCCGAGTTGCCGGCCTGTTCGGTGCGCTGTTTCCGGGCGTCGAGGTGAAGCCGCTGATCGAGGAGCTCAAGGCCCGGGTCGGCGAGGAGCTCGACTACGAGCACGAGGCGGAGGCGCAGCGCGGGTTCGCCAAGGCGTACGCCGACGACCCGGAGATCGCGGTGCCGCGCGTGCTGTTCCAGACGCCGCGGGTGCTGGTGACGGACTGGCTGGACGGCCGGCCGCTCAGCGACGTCATCGCCCACGGCACCCAGGCCGAACGCGACCACGCCGGCCTGCTGTTCGTCCGGTTCCTGTTCTCCGGGCCCGACCGCGCCGGCCTGCTGCACGCGGATCCGCACCCGGGCAACTTCCGCATCACGCCCGACGGGCGGCTGGGCGTGCTCGACTACGGGTTGGTGGCCCGCCTGCCGGACGGGTTCCCGCGGCACATCGGCACGCTGCTGCGCGTCGGGATGAGCGGGGACTTCGAGACGGTCGTCGAGGGGCTGCGCCGCGAGGGGTTCATCCGGGCGGGGGTCGAGATCCAGCCGGAGGATCTGTACGAGTACCTCAACCCGTTCATCGACCCGGCGCGGGAGAAGACGTTCAAGTTCAGCCGGGAGTGGATGCGGACCCAGTTCCAGCGGATCACCGACATCCGCGGCGGCTCGATGGCGATGAAGATCAACCTGCCGCCGTCGTACCTGCTGATCCACCGCGTGTGGAGTAGCGGCGTGGGCGTGCTGGCCCAGCTCGGCGCCGAGGCGCCGTTCCGCGGTGAGCTGGAACGGTGGCTGCCCGGCTTCGTCGACGATCCGGCCGACGAGGAACGGGATCTGGTCGACGCCTGA
- a CDS encoding DinB family protein, which translates to MTWIAPEVDRGHRTDLACGEREMLDDWLRLRRVFFLRKCAGLTAEQLRTASVEPSSLTLLGLLRHLAEVEREWFREKFLHEDLPALYPGGGFDVLADSDAEASYRTFLDETARCDAAVAHHDLDELADDAKAPTGKVSLRWIYIHVIEEYAQHTGHADLLRERIDGATGA; encoded by the coding sequence ATGACCTGGATCGCGCCCGAGGTGGATCGGGGACACCGGACGGACCTGGCGTGCGGCGAGCGGGAGATGCTGGACGACTGGCTGAGGTTGCGCCGCGTGTTCTTCCTGCGCAAGTGCGCCGGCCTGACCGCCGAACAGCTCCGGACCGCCTCGGTCGAGCCGTCGAGCCTGACCCTGCTCGGTCTGCTGCGACATCTGGCCGAGGTCGAGCGGGAATGGTTCCGGGAGAAGTTCCTGCACGAGGACCTGCCTGCGCTGTACCCCGGAGGCGGGTTCGACGTCCTCGCCGACTCCGACGCCGAGGCCAGCTACCGGACCTTCCTGGACGAGACCGCCCGCTGCGACGCCGCGGTGGCACACCATGACCTGGACGAGCTGGCCGATGACGCCAAGGCGCCGACCGGCAAGGTCAGCCTCCGTTGGATCTACATCCACGTCATCGAGGAGTACGCGCAGCACACCGGCCACGCCGACCTCCTCCGCGAGCGCATCGACGGCGCCACCGGCGCCTAG